A stretch of DNA from Corvus cornix cornix isolate S_Up_H32 chromosome 13, ASM73873v5, whole genome shotgun sequence:
CTACAGCTGAGCTGGGCAGTGCCACTGATGCTGGAGATTGTGTCACTGGGcctcctcccctgcagcccagcacgATCCTTGATAATGGAATTAGGCTTTGCCAGCCAGTTTAGAGTCAGGAATTTGTCAGATGGAATTCTAAAGGTCCATCCCAGCCCCATCAAGGCAGTTCTAGCAGCAAAGGCATCTGGTGTGCACAGGAAGTGATTAAAAGGTCTCATTTTTAAGGTCCAGGGCTCCTCTCGGGGCACAGACTGAGCACCACTGGTGTCCCTCAGAGCAGAGAATCAGAGTCACAgaggggtttgggttggaaggaccttaaatctcatcttgttccacccctgccatgggcagggacacgttCCCTGGATTTCAGCCTCATCTCCCAGTGCTGGGGTCCTTCACAAGTAACACTCAAGAGTCAAAGCATGAACCTTCcctgcagaaacagcaggacTGCAATGAGGAAATAGGGCTGTATTTACAGCTGTAAAACCTTAAATGTCTTCTAAGGTTAAGATCAGGTGttggcagaaagagaaaaccctGCTGGCAGTGCGAGACACTTCTAATGAATCGTAAACTGACTTTCTCTTGCTTTCAAGCCCCTCCTTTTCTGCCCTCCAAGCAGCAATGGGGTAAAAGACTTTCACCAGGTCTTGCATTTTGATGTAGGTGTTGGGCAGAGAATTGtccttctccaggcagaagCTGAATGGAGCTTCTGTTCCGTAGGTGGGAGGTAGGAAACACTGGGATATGCCAGGTGTGCATCACCCCCTGAAACACCTGCACAACATCCTTTAGTGCTTTGCTGCATCTTCTGACTTTTGCACTCTGATTTTCTGAGTGCCTGTCAGACATTTAGGACTGGGGTAAGCATTATAATGAGGATGCTTGCAATACCAATAAAGAGACAAAGACAGGactttaattaatttattttattgttggCTTTCAGAGCAGTGGAAGAGAGTGGCCTTGCTGCCTTAGGCAATCTTTTTGCTGGTCCTTTTGTAGACTACACCAGAAGAAGTAGAAATCTGGAACaaagaacaaaccaaaactTTGGTTGAACAGTGTAATCAGAGCTCAGGGGTCcaggggagcagccctgggcatgGCTCAGAGCCTGTCCTTAAGACTTTTATCTAAACTTCACATTTTAAGCCTGCTGCTCttgaggtttttctttgttttttaggAACTGCCCTGGGTCTGTGAGCACTCACCTCTACCAGCTTCCCCCCAGAGATCTCTGCAGTGTGGCGGTAGTTGGGGAAATCAGCTACGAGTTTCCCATCTTCCATTTTGACAGTTGCCTGTAAGAGAGAAAGGGTTCATGTTGCTGGGATTGCTGGAATTTCTGTTGCTGGATATTCTGTAAACACCTGCACACTTGGAAGTTTATGGGACAGAGGTTGTGTGTTGCACCTGTGGCTTCTTGCACAGGGCTAAAATCCGTGGGCTTTAGTTCTTGAATGTTCgcaatttaaatagaaatttaaatagaaaaatgttcACGTACCAACACCTGCAGGGTCCAGATCTCCACATCACTCATTAACAGCTCTGAAAAGGGTCCTGGCAGGTAGCCCAGGAATCAGGGATGATAGAATCAGGGATGATGGAATCAgggaatcccaggatggtttgggttggaaaggccTTAGAGCCcctctcattccacccccttcACTACTCCACACCTTCACTAggcctggcactgctctgcttttcaccCTAAATCCAAATCCACCTGAGGCTGTGGAGCTGAAGAGCTCAGGGAATTTACCTTGAACTTCTTGCCCCCCATGGTCTCCATGTCTGCCTCCTTGCCCACGGTGAAGCTGTTGGTGGTGCTGTGGCCTCCTGggaagtgctgtgtccaggtgaAGTCATTCCCGTTCTGCACCACCTCAGTCACGATTTTGCAGTTCCTTCCCATTTCAACCTTGTCACTGGGGAGACCTTAATCAACAAAAACAGAGAATTTATCAAATCTAAGCTGAATTTGAACTGAAGGATGGCAGTGGTGTGTTTGTTCTCAAAGCATCTGATTTGTGgctcatttattatttttaatttttttacaatatCAAAGCTCTGAGTTGAAATTACTGGTGTAAAGAAAGATATTGGTACATTAATGCATTTGCTAAAATAATAATCTTGATCTCTTTTCCCTGagaaaaaatacacaggaaaaatatataGATACAAAGGACATAAAATATTCCCTTCTCCTTCACCTACGCATGCAATGCTTGGAATTTAATGCTCAGGCCTTTGTATTTAGCTGCACATacctatttttatatttgctctTGCTCTTTAAATAGATGcacatggaatcatggaatcatggaacagcttgggttggaagggaccttaaggatcatccaagcccctgccatgggcagggacaccttccactatcccaggctgctccaaggcccaatgtccagcctggccttgggcactgccag
This window harbors:
- the FABP6 gene encoding gastrotropin produces the protein MAFAGKYEFEGDENYDAFVQKIGLPSDKVEMGRNCKIVTEVVQNGNDFTWTQHFPGGHSTTNSFTVGKEADMETMGGKKFKATVKMEDGKLVADFPNYRHTAEISGGKLVEISTSSGVVYKRTSKKIA